DNA sequence from the Myxosarcina sp. GI1 genome:
ATGGGAATCTCTCCTCATCAGTACGCGATTCAGCAGCGGGTGGAAAGGGCGAAAATAGATGCTGATGAAAACGGATTTGGCGATCGCAGACATCGCCTTACAAGTCGGCTTCTCTAGTCAAAGCCCTCTGACGCAATGGTTTAAGCGATTGACTGGAGTAACACCAAAGCAAATTCGCCTTTCATCATAAGAATCTGATAAATCACCATAAGAATTTGAAAGAAATCGAAACTTAGAACTCAGTATACTTTAGATCGATGCAACAAACGTGATGCTAAAAGAAACACAATAGTGTTTCAAAAAAATATCAACTGTACTAAAATAAAGGAACAAAATGAGTAAGCCCAAATTTTTTGTCACCCCTGGCTATGGGGAACGCATGCTGAATGAATTACATTACTCGCAAGCGCTAAAAATTGGCAATCGAGTGGAGATATCAGGACAAGGCGGCTGGGATGACGATCTGCAAATTCCCGAATCGCTCGCGGACGAGATTGCTCAGGCATTTAGGAACATAGAGCGAACCTTGGCAACTGCCGATGCGGGTTGGGAGCATGTTGTCCACGTAAATTCTTACCATGTTGGAGGGTTTCCCCCAGAGGTTAACGATGTGATGGTCAAGCTATTTCGTCATTACATGCCCAATCATGCCCCAATTTGGACAGAGCTAGGTGTCGCGGCGCTTGCACTGCCAACGATGCGGATTGAAATTCGCGCTACTGCAATTGTTCCTTAAGTTTTGCATCAGCGGTAGCTTACTGTCTAGATGAAATTAAAGTTTCTGATTGAGGCACTATGGCAAGCATTCTGCATATCGATTCAAGTCCAAGAGGCGAGCGTTCTAAATCTCGCCAATTAGCTAAAGAGTTCATCACGGCGTGGCAAGACCGACATCCTGATGATGCGATCGCCTATCGCGATCTAAGACAAACTCCAGTTCCTCACGTCACCGAAGACTGGATTGCAGCTTACTTTACTCCTCCAGAAGCACTGACTCCAGAAATGGCTGAACTGCTGAAGTTTTCCGACGAGTTAGTGGATGAATTTTTGGCAGCAGATAGATGTGTTTTCAGCGTGCCAATGTATAACTTCAGCATTCCATCCAACTTCAAAGCCTACATCGACCACATTGTTCGTGTGAATCGCACATTCAGCGATGAAAATGGTCAATTTAAAGGATTTGCGAATGGTAAGAAAGTGTTGTTCATTACCTCACGAGGCGTTGAGTTTGGATCGGGTTCTCCCTATGAAGGATGGGATGCTCAGGAACCTGCACTCCGTTATCCTTTTCAATTCATGGGTGTCACTGATATTCAGTTCATTCATGCCAATGGTTTAGATCTGGGAGATGACGCACGAAAACGGGGGCTAAACGAAGCACGGTCTAAAATTCAAGCGTTAGTAGGCAGTTGGTAGTACCAGCTGGCTAAAAAGATCGCAGACATTGCTTTTTACAAGTAAGTTACTCCAGTCAAAGCAAGTTCGCTTTTCACCATAAGAATCTAAAAGAAGTTAAGCATTAAAACTCAGTGCATTGGCGATAGATAGAAAATCTAATCAGTTTAGGAATGACCGAGAACCCAACATCGGTTGCTCACAGCACCTACTATCTAAAACCAAGAATGGATTATTACCTTAAACTCAACCGAAAAAGTATTATGTCACAAAAACTCTTAGAAAAAGTTGCACTTGTTACTGGCGGCACCAGCGGCATCGGTCTTGCCACTGCTAAACATTTTGTCGCCGAAGGTGCCTATGTTTTCATTACGGGTCGTCGTCAGACTGAACTCGATGCCGCTGTGAAAGAAATCGGTAAGAACGTTACTGGCATTCAGGGCGATGTCTCAAATCTGGCAGACCTCGACCGTCTTTACGCCACAATCGAGCAAGAGCAAGGTCACTTGGATATAATCTTTGCCAATGCTGGCGTTGGACAACCCATCCCGCTCAGATCGATTACCGAAGAACACTTTGACAAAACATTCAACACTAATGTCAAGGGTCTACTTTTCACTGTGCAGAAGGCACTGCCGCTATTACCAGAGGGTGCTTCCATCATCTTGAATGCCTCAACTGCTTCTATCAGAGGCATCCCAGCCTTCAGCGTTTATAGCGCTACCAAGGCTGCCGTGCGCTCGTTTGCCCGCAACTGGATACTCGACCTTAAAGAACGCAAAATTCGGGTGAATGCTATTAGTCCTGGCACGGTTCCGACTCCTGGTTACGATCGCTTTGGACTGAGTGATGAGGAGTTACAGACATTCATAGATAGCGAAGCCATCAGTATCCCGCTGGGAAGAGTCGGCACGCCCGACGAGATCGCCAAAGCCGTTGTCTTTCTGGCTTCAGATGACAGCAGCTTTGTCAACGGCATTGAGCTATTTGTCGATGGTGGCATGGCACAAATCTAAATGGGTGCTGTGTCCGAGTTTCTTTGCAGCTAATGATTTGAGTCGTTATGCTTAATCGATCGAGAATTTCAAAAGTTTGACCAAGAAAAAAGACAAACTCATGCAACCGCAATTAAGTATCTAATAAATTATCAACCTCTGCCCAAAGTTGCCTATCACTTGCCGAACATAGCTATGAAGCGATTGCCATTTACAATCCTCAAGAGAGTAGATATAAGATGGCGTTGACAATTTCTCTTTAATCTATTTCTCTTCGCCTACAATTTTCTACTTCAAATCATTCAAGACTGAAAGACAACATTTGCAAGTCATCTTGAACTTTTATAGTCTTAATGTCTTTCTTTTTATGATTTATTTTAAACTTTTACACTCTATTTTCTTTTTACAAATAGTCTCTGAGAATAATGAAATTGTCATTATGCCAAGTTAAATTACGCGCTTTTAATTTTATTAGCAAATGCTATTTTCCGCGCGCTTGGTACAAACAATATAAATTTTTACGTACTTATTTTTTAATCTTAATCTGCTGTAGCTTTATCTTAACCACCTCGATTTTACCCGCAGTGAGTGCGGATCGCTTGGCTTTTAACTACGGAATTTTTGGCGAGTTTTACATTTCTGTTGCCGATCTAGAAACATTTGCCCAAGAAGTTAAGATTACTCCTAAGTTCAATTATTATGCCAAGCGTGTTAGCCCAGAAAATTTAGCAAAGTTGAGATATTTATTAAATCATAGCTTTGATGTCAATCGAGTCAATGCAAATGTTTTTCTTAACTTACCTATTGGTAAAGAATTAATTAAGGAAATTGCTAAAATCATCAATTCTCCTACTAAGGTAAGCTTGCCTGCTCTGAAAGCCTCGCTGATTTTAGCTGCCAACAAATCGCAAGGAGGACTAAAGGTGCTAGATGTTTTGCGTCTTTATAGTACTAAGACTCTAAAGCTAAACATCGATCGGATTATTGAAGCGGTTGATGAAGCTAACAAAATTTTAGTAGATACAGAAAAGGTATTTCAGATCTTAGAAAATGAAGAAATCGCCAAGGCAGAATATGTTAATTCTTTAGAGCTTAATTCTTTAGTAGATTTAAGTCAAGCTGATACAAAAAAATGGCATCGAGAGTTTTTGACAATCGAACCCAACCAAAATCAAGTTACTGCTTACATTAGCAATCGCCGAATTCAGGGAGTAGTTTACTTACCTGTGGATTCCCACCAACCTGCGCCGTTAATTGTAATTGCTCCAGGATTAAACACTAATTGGCAAGAGTTTGGATATATTGCCAGACATTTGGCTTCTTATGGTTTTGGGGTAGCGACTTTAAATTTTCCTGGGACTAATGCTACACGAGTTAATGCTGTTTTAAATAAGTTAGATACACCGCCATCGGATAATGAATGGATCGAACAGCCGAAAATAATTACTCTGTTGCTAGATGAAATAGAACAAAAATCCCAAAACGATCGCCTGTGGCAAAACAAGCTCGATTTGCAAAAGGTTGGTGTTATCGGTCAATCTTTAGGAGGCTATACTTCATTGGCGATCGCAGGAGCTAAGGTAAACTGGCAGCAGGTGCAGAGAAAGTGTGCCCAATGGAGAAGTCGCGAACAAATTAATCTTAATCCCGCAGTATACTGGCAGTGTCAGAGTAGTACTGCAACTCCACCTAATACGGATTTATCTGATTCGAGAATTATCGCAGCGATCGCGATTAATCCTGTAAGTAATCCTATATTCGATCGAGCTGGAATGAATCGATTAAAAGTTCCTTTAGCGATTGTGGCTGGAGATAAAGATTTGTTTGCACCTGCTTTAGACGAACAGCTCAAGCCATTTACCTGGCTGTCAGACAGCCAAAAATATTTAGTTTTGGTTAAAAATAGTACTCATTTTTCCTTTATTGACGAACAAGACACAAATAATGCTAATGCCGAATTATCTTCACAGATAGAAGATTTGCATTTGGCATTAGCTCGTTCGTATCTTAAGTTTTTGAGCGTGGCTTTTTTTCAAACTTATGTAGCCCAACAACAAGAGTTTAGCAACTATTTAACTGACTCTTATGCCAAAACAGTGAGCAAAGAACAACTTCCTTTGACTATAATCCGTTCTTTAAATAGCGATAAGCTTTCGGAC
Encoded proteins:
- a CDS encoding FMN-dependent NADH-azoreductase — its product is MASILHIDSSPRGERSKSRQLAKEFITAWQDRHPDDAIAYRDLRQTPVPHVTEDWIAAYFTPPEALTPEMAELLKFSDELVDEFLAADRCVFSVPMYNFSIPSNFKAYIDHIVRVNRTFSDENGQFKGFANGKKVLFITSRGVEFGSGSPYEGWDAQEPALRYPFQFMGVTDIQFIHANGLDLGDDARKRGLNEARSKIQALVGSW
- a CDS encoding glucose 1-dehydrogenase yields the protein MSQKLLEKVALVTGGTSGIGLATAKHFVAEGAYVFITGRRQTELDAAVKEIGKNVTGIQGDVSNLADLDRLYATIEQEQGHLDIIFANAGVGQPIPLRSITEEHFDKTFNTNVKGLLFTVQKALPLLPEGASIILNASTASIRGIPAFSVYSATKAAVRSFARNWILDLKERKIRVNAISPGTVPTPGYDRFGLSDEELQTFIDSEAISIPLGRVGTPDEIAKAVVFLASDDSSFVNGIELFVDGGMAQI
- a CDS encoding alpha/beta hydrolase codes for the protein MSADRLAFNYGIFGEFYISVADLETFAQEVKITPKFNYYAKRVSPENLAKLRYLLNHSFDVNRVNANVFLNLPIGKELIKEIAKIINSPTKVSLPALKASLILAANKSQGGLKVLDVLRLYSTKTLKLNIDRIIEAVDEANKILVDTEKVFQILENEEIAKAEYVNSLELNSLVDLSQADTKKWHREFLTIEPNQNQVTAYISNRRIQGVVYLPVDSHQPAPLIVIAPGLNTNWQEFGYIARHLASYGFGVATLNFPGTNATRVNAVLNKLDTPPSDNEWIEQPKIITLLLDEIEQKSQNDRLWQNKLDLQKVGVIGQSLGGYTSLAIAGAKVNWQQVQRKCAQWRSREQINLNPAVYWQCQSSTATPPNTDLSDSRIIAAIAINPVSNPIFDRAGMNRLKVPLAIVAGDKDLFAPALDEQLKPFTWLSDSQKYLVLVKNSTHFSFIDEQDTNNANAELSSQIEDLHLALARSYLKFLSVAFFQTYVAQQQEFSNYLTDSYAKTVSKEQLPLTIIRSLNSDKLSDRAFAQTRASALRRFASVLRYVSQN
- a CDS encoding AraC family transcriptional regulator; its protein translation is MQQAIDYIQAYLNRGLSLAELASVINISPTYFASLFKQAMGISPHQYAIQQRVERAKIDADENGFGDRRHRLTSRLL
- a CDS encoding AraC family transcriptional regulator; this encodes MKTDLAIADIALQVGFSSQSPLTQWFKRLTGVTPKQIRLSS
- a CDS encoding RidA family protein; translation: MSKPKFFVTPGYGERMLNELHYSQALKIGNRVEISGQGGWDDDLQIPESLADEIAQAFRNIERTLATADAGWEHVVHVNSYHVGGFPPEVNDVMVKLFRHYMPNHAPIWTELGVAALALPTMRIEIRATAIVP